From the genome of Desulfovibrio sp. JY:
CAGTCATGGCGGGCCTCCTAGAGGTAGAACAGGATGAGCAGGTAAGTGGATAACCCGATTACGGAAAAAATGAAATCGCTTCGCAACATGGGATTTCCTCAAAAAAAGGGTTGCCAAGCCCAAGGGCGTGGGATAAATACCGTCTCTCGCCGCGCCGAGGTAGCTCAGTCGGTAGAGCAGGGGACTGAAAATCCCCGTGTCGGCAGTTCGATTCTGTCCCTCGGCACCATAGAAATCAAAGGGTCCGCTGCAAAGCTGGCCCTTTTTTCTTTTGTCTGCGCCATAGATTTCTCCCCCACGCACTCCCCTCTTTGCAAATGAGGGGAAATGCATTGCGGTCAAAATAGCCCAGGCCCGCCAGGATGAAAAGCGGCCCGGGGAAGTCCACCCTACCCTGCCCTACCCTGCCGCGCTCGCCCGCGCGTTTCCATCCTGCCCACCGCCTTGTCCCCGCTTCTTCAAAGGAGCTCATCACCGCCCTGCTCAAAAAAACGAAGCGGGAAAAGCCGTGGGGCACGCTACGGATGACACGCCGCGCCCATGAGGCCGCCCGCCCATGGCTTTCTGCCGGGATGCCCCGGCAGAGAGGGGAAGAACTCGTGCCGCTCATCCCTGACGACGCCGTGGACGCGCGCAAGCTGGAGGCCGAAGCCGACAGGCTGGGCGGAAGCGATATTTGGGGAGGTGGGAGGAGAGGCGGGCCCGATCGCATCGAGGACCATCCTCGGCACAATTAGGATGAGGCGCATCGCCTCGTCTCGGCCTGCTCCCGGATATTGCGCACGAAGGAAAAAAGGTTTTCCCCCATGCCGCAAAGGACGATATAGCGCCGCAAACGGCTGGGATTGCGCCGGGCGACGATGGCCAGTTGCCGCCAAAACTGCCCGCGCGCCTCCCCTGTCACCCCCTGCCTCCAGATCAGGCGCAAAAGAGGCGTGAAGTCAGGGCTGCGGTTTTTTTGGGGTATGGCCAGAGCGGGGTCGGCGTTGGCTTTGGGTGCGGCCCCTGGCATGGAGGCCCGGGTCGGGCGCATGGCAAGCGTGGCCCGAAGCGCCCGCCCAAGGTAGGCCCCCGGAGCGTAAAGGGCGTTTAGGGCCGAGACCTGTTCGGCGAAGATCTCGTCGATGGGCCGCTGGGGGGTGAAATTGGTCAGGGAGTCCCAGCCGCTTTCCGCGATGCCGTCGTACAGCCGGCCTTCCGCCTTGAGTCTGTCCCACAGGGCGGTGTGGGGAAGGGCGCGCAGGACGTTGACCATGACCCAGGGCAAATCCGCCGCTTCGGCGAAGGCCCGCATGCGCTCTCCGGCTCCGGCCTTCTCGCCGTCCATGCCAAGGATGAAGCTGCCGATGACGCTGAGGCCGTTGGCGTTTATGGCGCGCAGGGAATCGAGCAGCGGGTTGCGCACGTTCTGGTGCTTGTGCGCGGCGGTCAGAACGTCGTCGTCCGGGGATTCGATGCCGACGAAGACATAGGAGAAATTAGCGGCGGTAAGCAGGTCGATCAGCGGGATGTCCTGGCCCAGATTAACCGAGGCCTGGGTGATGAAATCAAACGGCTCGCCATGCCTGGTCTGCCATTCGATGATGCGCTCAAGGAGGGCCACGGTCCGGGAACGGTTGCCGATGAAGTTGTCGTCGGCCACGAACACCGTGCCCCGAAAGCCGAGCCGGCGAATGGCCTCCAGTTCGCCGAGGACCTGATCCGGCGTCTTGTGGCGCTGGACCCGGCCGAACAAGCTCACGATGTCGCAGAATTCGCAGGCGAAAGGACACCCCCTGGAGGTCTGGACAGACATGGATTCATAATCGCCCGGGGCAATGAGGTCGTAGCGGGGTGGGGGCGATGTGGCCAGGGCGGGCTTGTCTTCGCACGCGAACGTGCCGCTGGTCCGGCCGGCCGCCATCGCGGCAACCATTTCCGGGATGGTGGTTTCCCCTTCGCCCAGGATGAGAAAGTCGCAGCCCGCGTCCAGCACTTCCTTGGGCGAGGTGGTGGGGTAGGCACCGCCGGCAGCCGTGGCGACGCCTCGGGCCTTGGCCTCGGCAAGAAGATCCAGCAGGCTTTCGCGCTGCACCAGCATGCCTGTGACGAGCAACAGATCGATCCCGTCCCAGTCGGACTCGATCAAAGGTCGAACGTTCAGATCAACCAGCCGGATGTTCCAGTCCCTGGGCAACAGGGCGGCCACGGTCAGCAGCCCCAAGGGCGGCAGGAGAGCCTTTTTTCCAGTCATGGCCAGGGTTTCGCGAAAGCTCCAAAACGACAGGGGCAACGGCGGATTCAGCATGAGGACATTTTTCATTGTGCCTTCCTGCTAGCACACTCGGGACGCTCCCACCATGATTCATTTACGCCGCTCCCCCGGAAAGCAAAACGCGCTTCGCAACAGTCCCAAATACCACTGTAAAACACGCCCACGCTATTTTTTAAATTTTATGGCGGTTTACCTTTACATTCTTCAGCCCATGCGTATATTTGAAAAATAGCCATTCAAACGAGCAAACTTTTTTTTGGATCTTGGGCGTCTCCCGGTGAACAGCTCCAAGCAATACGAAAAAAAATGCCAAAAACGGGAGCAAAAGCCCTTGTCTAAGAAACTTTACGTCGGAAATCTCTCTTTCAATTCCACCGAGGATGACATCCGCACCCAGTTCGCCACGTTCGGCGAAGTCATCAGCGTCAACCTCATCACCGACAGGGAAACCGGCCGCCTTCGCGGTTTCGGCTTTGTCGAGATGGACGAGGAAGGCGCCCGGGCGGCCATCCAGGGCATGGACGGCAAAGAGTTCGGCGGCCGCAATCTGA
Proteins encoded in this window:
- a CDS encoding B12-binding domain-containing radical SAM protein; translation: MKNVLMLNPPLPLSFWSFRETLAMTGKKALLPPLGLLTVAALLPRDWNIRLVDLNVRPLIESDWDGIDLLLVTGMLVQRESLLDLLAEAKARGVATAAGGAYPTTSPKEVLDAGCDFLILGEGETTIPEMVAAMAAGRTSGTFACEDKPALATSPPPRYDLIAPGDYESMSVQTSRGCPFACEFCDIVSLFGRVQRHKTPDQVLGELEAIRRLGFRGTVFVADDNFIGNRSRTVALLERIIEWQTRHGEPFDFITQASVNLGQDIPLIDLLTAANFSYVFVGIESPDDDVLTAAHKHQNVRNPLLDSLRAINANGLSVIGSFILGMDGEKAGAGERMRAFAEAADLPWVMVNVLRALPHTALWDRLKAEGRLYDGIAESGWDSLTNFTPQRPIDEIFAEQVSALNALYAPGAYLGRALRATLAMRPTRASMPGAAPKANADPALAIPQKNRSPDFTPLLRLIWRQGVTGEARGQFWRQLAIVARRNPSRLRRYIVLCGMGENLFSFVRNIREQAETRRCASS
- a CDS encoding RNA-binding protein, encoding MSKKLYVGNLSFNSTEDDIRTQFATFGEVISVNLITDRETGRLRGFGFVEMDEEGARAAIQGMDGKEFGGRNLKVNEAEDKPRSGGGGGRGGRW